From the genome of Papaver somniferum cultivar HN1 unplaced genomic scaffold, ASM357369v1 unplaced-scaffold_21, whole genome shotgun sequence:
GGAAAAGTGATGGAAATGCCTACCATAAACATATTATCTTACTTTTTAAGTTTTtaatgtatctacacatgttgaTGATATCTAAGGTGCCTTTTCAGGTAATGTTTTTCTCAAGCAAAAATTGTTTCAGTCAATTGGAAGGAATTCGGTCAATTGGAAGGAACAACTATGGCGAAAGATGCATGTCATTTCCATCTAACTGCACATGATGTAACGACATTATTTCATCTATTCTCTAATACCAACAATAAAACTGAGTCCATATATATTCTAATTGACTGCAACAAGGGCCTTACTAACTCAACTGTTCTTGCATTTTGATCGTTTGCAGGTAAACTCAATAGACAACAGTTTCCAATAAGTCTCATACATACAAAGTTCTCATGTTGCTATAAGAATCACATTGACCACATAATCCAGCAGGTGCTCTTTTATTAGTGATCTTTTGTTTCAGTCAATCTTAAGGGACCACTGTGAGAAAAGGTCTCATTGGGATATTTAGAACCACCAAAACCTTTCACTAAATGTTCCACATTAACCACACTAAAGATACTCAAAACAATCACATAAAAGCGGCAATGAAAAGAAAAGTAAGATGACCAACTAACTCATTTTCTATCTGACCctacaaaaaaacaacaattgaaatactaaaaaaaaaatgcaatGTTTACCTCAACAATTGTTGCTCAGGATTCTTCACAACCCCATGTGTAATCTGTTTCTCCAAATAAGTACCAGTACCAAGTGAGACTATGCTCTCCACATAAATCTCTCGATTATAATCCATTTTAATATCACGGACCACCACTGATCtaactgtttttgttgttggattACATAGAAGTAATTGCTTGCCATCAATATCTACCAGAATTTCCCCATTGTCAAACAACCATAGTGGCTTCCAAAATGGAGTGATGTACGAGGGCCGTGGCAGTTGGGTTGTGGCAAAAATGTGTATCCATGATTCCTCCACTCCATATTCCTGCATCACCCACACATCAATTCTAACTGAACCCCAAATAAATGCTATACAAATGCAGTCTCCCCACACTCCCACATTTGCATACATTCCTCCCCGATACTCTGTAGGTGGCATAACAACTTCAGGTATTGGCATATTCAGCATTGTCCCATTACTAATATCAAACGACACTATAACTTCGGACGAAATTCCTTGGGTGGCGATACTTCCCAACCAATGAAGAGCTCCGTTGAAAAACAAACCACGCGATCCTTTACCACCATAACGAAATGAGTAATTGACGGTACCCTGAATACTACTCCATGAATCTGATCTCACTGAATAAACATCAATGTTGACGCAACTATAAACCGATATTATCACAAGTTTGTAATCATCATTGTTGGTATCATAACCAAATCCATAAATAGCTTGGTACCACCGTCCTGGCCACCTAAATTCCTTATATTCTCTTGTTAATGGGTTCAAAATATTGTAATAATAAGTGTACACAATTTGTCCCTTTTCAATCTCAGCTATATCAACACTACTAATCTTTAAGCAAATCAAGCCATTACATGAGCCCAAAAAATCAAGAGAAGGAAAACTCTTAGGTTCAAATGGGAATTTTATCAGAACAGCTCCATCACATACACATGATAACGAGGATGAcgatgatgaaattgaagcacAATCTATAGGTATGGAGTAAACCATAGGGTGCTTACCTAGCGAGAAATGAGTGCACAAGAGTTTACGGTTGTTGTTCTTGCTTTGATTAGTGCGATTGACatgattattgatgaaattagGTTTAGAAAGAAGATTATAGAAAAGTTTGCATACGCACCTAGATATCAACATAGATTTCTCtggtaacctcaaaaagatctcttCATGAACCTCTTCAGGAAGATTTAAGAACAGAGGTATAGATTCAATATGCTTAAGTTTGGATCTAGTATGACATGAACTGCTCATTTTTGCAAGAAATTCTTAATGATAACTAATCagtactaatcatactaatcattaactaataactaattaatcattaaactaacacatttaattaaggagggtaagtttggtattcagaaaaatatttagataaggggtgacttaggattacttataatgtcttacctaaaatagaatcatggtcccccacaaaaaaatcatggtccccaaaaaatggttcctACCAATTTACCCCACTTTTCTCCCAATCTCGTTCATGCACTCGTTCCCCGTCAGGAAAAATAGGACTACACGGGAGACAGAAAAATTGCACCAAACGGGGGACAGTCCCCTGTCCCCCGTTTTAGATGTCTTTTAGTTCCAAATGGGAGACAGTCTCCCgtttggatgattttttttttggatgggggactgatgagtgctaaaaagtgcatatttctatatatttttcttggcatttaactcatcttttgtgcattaattctacattttatcccatattctgtattttcattgttttcaagaataaatatttttattaattaattttgcatttttagctactaaataaagcctggttaactcacggagcgaaaagagcaaagaaacggcaaagactcccgcagaaaggcagcgaaaaatgatgtttgcaagagccggatcaactagaagtgggcttgaagaggaagaattgtccttaaagaagatatgggcttggcatacccaaggcccaaaacccttacacaaatccatttccaatatccatacccatttccatgagagccgtcagattggatccatcacatcatccaacggtcgcctcatcaccgagcatcaaatcttgaagctcctgtcaaacatcatagtacctaactccaatctaagccgtcagaattgttttatcacgcatccaatggtcgctgcaagcctgttccatcttagccgttcgattcaatccagatgtgatcatccaacgtatcatcttcgctggacatcgaatttgctacaaccgctcaacactacaacacctaacacctatacccgcaaaacaaacgcacccttctccaattctatcgactccatcttctccctcaccgtctgcagagaaaactctgccatcaccaactctctgccaccaccacaaccaccaccgagctctcaaatcaccaacaaccccatcaccccatcatccatcacctattcccttctaatttcagagacctaattcacctaattcactcgcctcttctcagaaaccctaggcgtgtgagtttggtaaattagattgagaaataacacaaattggaggcatgggtagcatcaggagagtcagaagaagaatgggtcgacgtacatAAGCCATTATCAAAtattaggtaaactgaatttcaattttcagaaaccctaatttactgttttgggggttttgcttgtaaagtgtaattgagtataaatagatgctttgggatgttgtaatgggcatgcctggactagccagtgcttcacccaagaggactggaatagccagtgcctcaagggttagtttttactttaaatgatgttgtacatttcaattgtttttatcctatccatgctttgatcttgttgtgcttgaattgtctaggattgaacatccttttaggttgttaaaacactaagcaagcttctctgcgagtagttgcagtgtgagatccccaattactacaaggtttagaattatcttagtgcctttagcct
Proteins encoded in this window:
- the LOC113340162 gene encoding F-box/kelch-repeat protein At3g06240-like, producing MSSSCHTRSKLKHIESIPLFLNLPEEVHEEIFLRLPEKSMLISRCVCKLFYNLLSKPNFINNHVNRTNQSKNNNRKLLCTHFSLGKHPMVYSIPIDCASISSSSSSLSCVCDGAVLIKFPFEPKSFPSLDFLGSCNGLICLKISSVDIAEIEKGQIVYTYYYNILNPLTREYKEFRWPGRWYQAIYGFGYDTNNDDYKLVIISVYSCVNIDVYSVRSDSWSSIQGTVNYSFRYGGKGSRGLFFNGALHWLGSIATQGISSEVIVSFDISNGTMLNMPIPEVVMPPTEYRGGMYANVGVWGDCICIAFIWGSVRIDVWVMQEYGVEESWIHIFATTQLPRPSYITPFWKPLWLFDNGEILVDIDGKQLLLCNPTTKTVRSVVVRDIKMDYNREIYVESIVSLGTGTYLEKQITHGVVKNPEQQLLR